The Deltaproteobacteria bacterium genomic sequence ATATACCGTGGCGTGGATCGATGCGCTGGCGGGAACCGCTGCTCGGGGGCGTGGCGTCTTGATCACCGGCGATCATGCGGAGGCGCCTGTCATGCAGTCTCCGCCGCGCCGCCGCACTTGGCATGTGCCGTGCGCGCTTCCCGGCGGCGGTCTGCCGCGTCCCGCCGTGCGCGCGTTCAATGCGGGACTCGCGTGGTGGGCGGCGCGGCGCGGCGTCGTGCGGCGCGTGGTCGATTGTGATCGCTTCTTCTTTCCGCTCGATGCGTTCGGCGACTGGAATCGACTCTACGGCCGGCGCGGTTTTCTCCAATATCAGTGCGTTGTCCCATTGCCCGTCGCCCCCGCAGTATTGCGCGAGATCCTCACGCTGCTGGCGCAGGCGCGCGCGAGCGCTTACTTGAGTGTGCTCAAGCTGTTTGGGGAACGTCCCAGCGTTGGCCTGCTTTCGTTTCCGCGCGCCGGCGCGACGCTGGCCCTTGATCTGCCGTTTCGCGGCACCCCGACGCTCCAAGTTTTGGATGTGTGCGATCAGTTGGTCTTGAGTGCCGGCGGGGCGGTTTATCCGGCTAAAGATGCGCGAATGTCGGCGGCGGCCTTTCGCGGATTTTTCCCCAATGCGGAGCGTTTTTGCCGACTCATCGATCCGAAATTTTCCTCGAGTTTTTGGCGACGCGTATGGGAAGAGAGGGGAGTATGAACGCTCCAACGCAACGACCGCATCTTTGCATCATCGGGGCAACGTCCGCGATCGCCCAAGCGACGGCGCGACTCTATGCCGCCGACGGCGCGACGTTCTTTCTGGTGGGCCGACAGCAATCGCGCTTGGAGGCGGTCGCGGCCGACTTGACGGCGCGCGGTGCGGGATCCGTCACTGCGTATGTCTGCGACGTGAATCGGGTGGACGACCACGAGGCGTTGCTGGACGCAGCGTGGCGCAGCCTCGGCCCAGTCGACGTGGTGTGTATCGCCCACGGGCTGATGGCGCCGCAACCGGCCTGCGATCAGGATGTCGCATGCACGTTGGAAACCTTACAGGCCAACGCGATCAGCACCATCGCGTTGTTGGTCCGACTGGCCAATCGCATGATCGCCCAACGGCACGGCACGCTCGCCGTGATCACTTCGGTGGCGGGCGAGCGCGGCCGTCGTGCCAATTACACGTACGGGGCGTCCAAGGGAGCGGTCACCCTCTTTCTGCAGGGATTGCGCAGCCGACTCTATCGGCACGGCGTGCACGTTTGCACCATTAAACCGGGACCGGTCCGGACGCCGCTGACGGACGCGTTGCGGAAAAATTTCCTCTTTGTGGAGCCGGCGGCGATCGGAGCGGGGATCTATCGCGCCATTCGGAATCGTCGCGATGTGGTCTATCTCCCGTGGTATTGGCGCGGCATCATGGCCGTCGTGCGATCGTTGCCGGAGGCGGTGACCAAGCGGATCGGGTTATGAGGAGATGACCGCATGCAACGGAGCGGATGGGGTTGGGTCGCGGTAGGGGTCGTGTTCGGGCTCGGCTGTCTCTGGCGCTGGCACTACCTGTTCCACGTCCACCCGCCGACCGCATTTCTCTACAGCGACATGAAAGGCTATGTCGAAACGGCGCTCCGCTGGTTCGATCCGGCCTATGTCCAGTCCATTGCCGACACCTTGTATCCGCCGGGGACCGCGTATTTTTTGGGATGGCTCCACGCCATCGATCCCAGTTGGCGACTCGCGATCGTTGTCCAGTGTGTTCTCTCGTGTCTCGTGCCGCTGCTGCTCGCGGACACCGCCCGCGTGCTGTATGGCCGTCGTGCGGCGTGGCTGACGTTGATCGTCAGCAGCGGCTATTTCCCGTTTCTCGATCACGCCGGTTACTTTTTTTCCGAGGGGCCGCTGTTGGTGGCCGTAATCGCCACGATGTGGGCGCTCGTCCGTGCGCTGGATGCGCGTCGTCGCCGGACGGCATGGAGTGGGGCGTTGGTGGCCGGCGTGTTCTTGGGTATGGCCGCGGCGGTGAAGAGCGTGGTGTTGGTCCCGGCGCTCGCGGTGGCCGGCGTGCTGGGCGTGGCCGCGTGGCGGGTGCGTGCGCGTCGCGCCGCGTGGTGCGGCGTCCTCGTGACTGCGGGGATCGGTTTCGTACTGGTGTGCATCCCGCTGAGCCGGCGCTGTACCCGGTTGAACGAGGGGGATTTCTGTCTGATCTCGAACAATGGTCCGATGAACGTGTTGCTCGGTCACGCGGGGGCGATCAAAGGGATCCGTTGGACCGACCCGCAGCGCCATTTCGTACACGAGTTCGGGTGTCCGGTCGCGAACCAACGGGGTTACACCGCGATGCTCGAGTTTCCGTTCGGCGCGTACGAGTCACAACCGAACCTCGCCGCGGCGTGGCACTGGATTCGCCGGCACCCCGGCGACGCATTGTTGCTCTCGATCGAGCACGTCTTCGATCTCTTCGCCGGGACGCTCCCGTGGCCCACGTCGCACACGCCGCAGCGTCGTTGGATCAATCTCTTTCAACAACTCTATTGGATCTTCATCTTGCTGCCGGCCCTGTACTATCTGGCGCGGCGGCTGCCGTCGGCGCGGGCCGGCAACGGCCCGATCCTCGCGGACTGTCTGATGATCGCGCCGTTGCTCGGTCTGATGGCGGTCGTGTTTGCGACCAAAGGCGAGCCGCGATACCGGATCGCGTATGACGGCTTCATGATCGTCGTGGCGGCGCATGCGTACACACGAAGGCGGGATGATGACTTGACCCCTGCGGCACCAACGACCTAAGAGAGACCTCGATGGACACCATATTTCATATCGGCGCGCGTGCAGTGGGACCGAGCCTCCCCGTCTATATCGTCGCCGAGCTCTCCGCGAATCATCGACAATCGTTCGATCAGGCCGTCGCGCTGATCCATGCCGCATGCGACGCGCACGTCGACGCGATCAAACTCCAGACGTACACCGCCGACACCCTCACCATCCGCTCGGATCGCGAATATTTCCGGATCGGCGGCGGCACCTTGTGGGATGGCCGCACGCTCTACGAGCTGTACCAAGAGGCGTATACGCCGTGGGAGTGGCAGCCGAAGTTGCAACAAATCGCGCACGAATGCGGACTCGAGTGTTTTTCGTCCGCGTTCGACGCATCCGCGGTGGATTTTTTGGAACGGATGGATGTCCCGGTCCACAAAGTCGCGTCGTTCGAACTGGTCGATCTTCCGCTGATTCAAACGATGGCGCGGACCGGCAAACCGCTGATCCTCTCCACCGGGATGGCCACGCTCGCGGAAATCGACGAGGCCGTGCAGGCCGCGCGTAGCGCCGGGGCGCAAGAAATCATGTTGCTCAAATGTACCAGCGCATATCCGGCCGCGCCCGCTGCGATGCAATTGCATGCCATTCCGCAATTGCAACAGCGCTACAACGTTCCGATCGGCCTCTCCGATCACACCCTCGACACGACCGTGCCGATCGCGGCCGTCGCGCTCGGC encodes the following:
- a CDS encoding FAD-binding oxidoreductase translates to MTRDQSWGHYPQVQHRDIVPLYWRDALPRLESFSHSVLPRAMGRSYGDCCLNADAILLDVTPLDRWIDFDTERGLVRCEAGVSLAELLRVLVPRGWFLPVVPGTKFVSVGGAIANDVHGKNHHRAGSFGAYVRRFALLRSDGRCLECSPTEESELFQATIGGLGLTGVILWAELALRPVAGPWILEERRPLRDLDEFFAYAPEADRAHEYTVAWIDALAGTAARGRGVLITGDHAEAPVMQSPPRRRTWHVPCALPGGGLPRPAVRAFNAGLAWWAARRGVVRRVVDCDRFFFPLDAFGDWNRLYGRRGFLQYQCVVPLPVAPAVLREILTLLAQARASAYLSVLKLFGERPSVGLLSFPRAGATLALDLPFRGTPTLQVLDVCDQLVLSAGGAVYPAKDARMSAAAFRGFFPNAERFCRLIDPKFSSSFWRRVWEERGV
- a CDS encoding SDR family oxidoreductase; its protein translation is MNAPTQRPHLCIIGATSAIAQATARLYAADGATFFLVGRQQSRLEAVAADLTARGAGSVTAYVCDVNRVDDHEALLDAAWRSLGPVDVVCIAHGLMAPQPACDQDVACTLETLQANAISTIALLVRLANRMIAQRHGTLAVITSVAGERGRRANYTYGASKGAVTLFLQGLRSRLYRHGVHVCTIKPGPVRTPLTDALRKNFLFVEPAAIGAGIYRAIRNRRDVVYLPWYWRGIMAVVRSLPEAVTKRIGL
- a CDS encoding glycosyltransferase family 39 protein, which gives rise to MQRSGWGWVAVGVVFGLGCLWRWHYLFHVHPPTAFLYSDMKGYVETALRWFDPAYVQSIADTLYPPGTAYFLGWLHAIDPSWRLAIVVQCVLSCLVPLLLADTARVLYGRRAAWLTLIVSSGYFPFLDHAGYFFSEGPLLVAVIATMWALVRALDARRRRTAWSGALVAGVFLGMAAAVKSVVLVPALAVAGVLGVAAWRVRARRAAWCGVLVTAGIGFVLVCIPLSRRCTRLNEGDFCLISNNGPMNVLLGHAGAIKGIRWTDPQRHFVHEFGCPVANQRGYTAMLEFPFGAYESQPNLAAAWHWIRRHPGDALLLSIEHVFDLFAGTLPWPTSHTPQRRWINLFQQLYWIFILLPALYYLARRLPSARAGNGPILADCLMIAPLLGLMAVVFATKGEPRYRIAYDGFMIVVAAHAYTRRRDDDLTPAAPTT
- the pseI gene encoding pseudaminic acid synthase; translation: MDTIFHIGARAVGPSLPVYIVAELSANHRQSFDQAVALIHAACDAHVDAIKLQTYTADTLTIRSDREYFRIGGGTLWDGRTLYELYQEAYTPWEWQPKLQQIAHECGLECFSSAFDASAVDFLERMDVPVHKVASFELVDLPLIQTMARTGKPLILSTGMATLAEIDEAVQAARSAGAQEIMLLKCTSAYPAAPAAMQLHAIPQLQQRYNVPIGLSDHTLDTTVPIAAVALGACFIEKHLTLSRATPGPDSAFSLEPAEFKALVEAVRTAEAALGTGAMGDDAGEAKSRIFRRSLFVVAEMQAGEAFTPATVRSIRPAHGLPPKHLPEILGRRAKCALPAGTPLTWDCVE